Proteins from one Azospirillum brasilense genomic window:
- a CDS encoding endonuclease/exonuclease/phosphatase family protein: protein MSRSSIRIATFNLESLDDTGDLSFEERAAVLRPQLERLDADILCLQEVNGQRDAKGEPRTLRALNRLLEGGPYADFHRTSGGEGTRLADRHNLVLVSRWPILAARQYRHDLVPSPQVRMVTADPAQPGGDAVTWDRPVLHGEIELPGGRRLHVFNLHLRAPIAAPVPGQKKNASTWKSVGGWAEGFYLASIKRAGQALEARLAVERVFDADPQALILVAGDLNAEIEQTPVRIIRADLDETGNGHLAGRSLVPLERSVPEERRFTVLHGGDAVMLDHLLVSRALLGWFRSAEIHNEALGDELVAHATVSHSPESYHAPLVARFELPDQTVTETMAPGEPAP from the coding sequence ATGAGCCGCAGCAGCATCCGCATCGCCACCTTCAACCTGGAAAGCCTGGACGACACCGGCGACCTGTCCTTCGAGGAGCGCGCCGCCGTGCTGCGCCCGCAGCTGGAGCGGCTGGACGCCGACATCCTGTGCCTTCAGGAGGTCAACGGCCAGCGCGACGCGAAGGGAGAGCCGCGGACCCTGCGCGCTCTGAACCGGCTGCTGGAGGGCGGCCCCTACGCCGATTTCCACCGGACCTCCGGCGGCGAGGGGACCAGGCTGGCCGACCGGCACAACCTCGTGCTGGTGAGCCGCTGGCCGATCCTGGCGGCGCGGCAGTACCGGCACGATCTGGTGCCCTCCCCGCAGGTCCGCATGGTCACCGCCGACCCGGCCCAGCCTGGCGGCGACGCCGTGACCTGGGACCGCCCGGTGCTGCACGGCGAAATCGAATTGCCCGGCGGACGGCGGCTGCACGTCTTCAACCTGCATCTGCGCGCGCCGATCGCCGCGCCGGTGCCGGGGCAGAAGAAGAACGCCTCCACCTGGAAGAGCGTCGGCGGCTGGGCGGAGGGCTTCTACCTCGCCTCGATCAAGCGGGCCGGGCAGGCGCTGGAGGCCCGGCTGGCGGTGGAGCGGGTGTTCGACGCCGACCCGCAGGCGCTGATCCTGGTGGCCGGCGACCTCAACGCCGAGATCGAGCAGACTCCCGTCCGCATCATCCGCGCCGACCTGGACGAGACCGGCAACGGCCATCTCGCCGGGCGGTCGCTGGTGCCGCTGGAGCGCTCCGTCCCCGAGGAGCGGCGCTTCACCGTGCTGCACGGCGGCGACGCGGTGATGCTCGACCATCTGCTGGTGTCGCGCGCCCTGCTGGGCTGGTTCCGCTCCGCCGAGATCCACAACGAGGCCCTGGGCGACGAACTGGTTGCCCACGCCACGGTCAGCCATTCCCCGGAAAGCTACCACGCGCCTCTGGTCGCCCGCTTCGAGCTGCCGGATCAGACGGTGACGGAGACGATGGCGCCCGGCGAACCGGCGCCGTAG
- a CDS encoding class I SAM-dependent methyltransferase yields MTRPPSTGGESLYERPRYEGAHGLIPAAGPLLCPLCGREAARFLPFGLGGRRNARCPDCGSLERHRFLWSFLAERTDVLRRSLRVLHTAPEPCLEPLLRARHGRRYVTLDRFNPAADVQADLTDLPFPDGRFDLVLSSHVLEHVPDDRAALREIARVLKPSGRAVLLFPYDPKGPTREDPAMDTPAKRLAAFGHPYHYRIYGTDTPQRMAEAGLDATLVASTAMLSAHRRRRRRINRNHLFLARPRAGAGRASGEGS; encoded by the coding sequence TTGACGAGGCCGCCGTCTACCGGCGGGGAGTCGCTGTACGAACGCCCACGCTACGAGGGCGCCCACGGCCTGATCCCCGCCGCCGGTCCTCTGCTCTGCCCGCTCTGCGGGCGGGAGGCGGCGCGCTTCCTCCCCTTTGGCCTGGGCGGGCGGCGCAATGCCCGCTGCCCGGACTGCGGGTCGCTGGAGCGCCACCGCTTCCTGTGGAGCTTTCTGGCGGAGCGGACGGACGTGCTGCGCCGGTCTCTGCGCGTCCTGCACACCGCCCCCGAACCCTGCCTGGAGCCCTTGCTGCGGGCGCGGCACGGCCGGCGCTACGTCACGCTTGACCGCTTCAACCCGGCCGCCGACGTGCAGGCCGACCTGACCGACCTGCCCTTTCCGGACGGCCGGTTCGACCTCGTGCTGTCCAGCCACGTGCTGGAGCATGTCCCCGACGACCGCGCCGCGCTGCGCGAGATCGCCCGCGTGCTGAAGCCCTCCGGCCGCGCCGTCCTGCTGTTCCCCTACGACCCCAAGGGGCCGACGCGGGAGGACCCGGCGATGGACACCCCCGCCAAGCGGCTGGCCGCCTTCGGCCATCCCTATCACTACCGGATTTATGGTACGGATACCCCCCAGCGCATGGCCGAGGCCGGGCTGGACGCCACGCTCGTCGCCTCCACGGCGATGCTGAGCGCACACCGGCGGCGGCGGCGGCGCATCAACCGCAACCACCTGTTCCTGGCGCGCCCGCGCGCCGGAGCGGGCCGGGCGTCCGGGGAGGGGTCATGA
- a CDS encoding chemotaxis protein: MPITPRARRLQQGSGTPDIAANRYHDRQLGAEVVNIVVGGCVVSDDPNVVITTTLGSCIAACLFDPVAAIGGMNHFLLPDHNGDRLSISSRYGSAAMEQLINRLLAATGRRDRLRAKIFGGASVNGAPRSAGIGQRNVEFVMEYLAAEGIPTMSWDVGGTVARAVRFYPTSGRTQRRLIGEETVRDIARSETSFMDRLRKTGIDGDVELF, from the coding sequence ATGCCGATCACCCCGCGCGCACGCCGACTCCAGCAGGGTTCCGGCACGCCAGACATCGCGGCCAACCGCTACCACGACCGGCAACTGGGCGCGGAAGTGGTCAACATCGTGGTCGGCGGCTGCGTGGTCAGCGACGACCCGAACGTCGTCATCACCACCACGCTGGGCTCCTGCATCGCCGCCTGCCTGTTCGATCCGGTCGCGGCGATCGGCGGGATGAACCACTTCCTGCTGCCCGACCACAACGGCGACCGGCTGTCCATCTCCTCCCGCTACGGCAGTGCGGCCATGGAGCAGCTCATCAACCGGCTGCTGGCGGCGACCGGGCGGCGCGACCGGCTGCGCGCCAAGATCTTCGGCGGGGCCAGCGTGAACGGCGCGCCGCGCAGCGCCGGCATCGGCCAGCGCAACGTCGAGTTCGTCATGGAGTATCTGGCGGCCGAAGGCATCCCGACGATGAGCTGGGACGTCGGCGGCACGGTGGCCCGCGCGGTGCGCTTCTACCCCACCTCGGGCCGCACCCAGCGCCGCCTGATCGGGGAGGAGACGGTGCGGGACATCGCGCGGTCCGAGACCTCCTTCATGGACCGGCTGCGCAAGACCGGGATCGATGGCGACGTGGAACTGTTCTGA